From the genome of Phocoena phocoena chromosome 18, mPhoPho1.1, whole genome shotgun sequence, one region includes:
- the SPRY2 gene encoding protein sprouty homolog 2, producing the protein MEARAQSGSGSQPLLQAPRDAGRQRGEPDPRDALAQQVHVLSLDQIRAIRNTNEYTEGPTVVPRPGLKPAPRPSAQHKHERLHGLPEHRQPPRPQHSQAHASARATLSRSVSTVSSGSRSSTRTSTSSISSEQRLLGSSFSSGPVADGIIRVQPKSELQPGELKPLSKEDLGLHAYRCEDCGKCKCKECTYPRPLPSDWICHEQCLCSAQNVIDYGTCVCCVKGLFYHCSNDDEDNCADNPCSCSQSHCCTRWSAMGVMSLFLPCLWCYLPAKGCLKLCQGCYDRVNRPGCRCKNSNTVCCKVPTVPPRNFEKPT; encoded by the coding sequence ATGGAGGCCAGAGCTCAGAGTGGCAGCGGATCGCAGCCCTTGCTGCAGGCACCCCGTGACGCTGGCAGGCAGCGTGGGGAGCCCGACCCCAGAGACGCCCTCGCCCAGCAGGTACACGTGCTGTCTCTGGATCAGATCAGAGCCATCCGAAACACCAATGAGTACACAGAGGGGCCTACTGTGGTCCCCAGACCTGGGCTCAAGCCTGCACCTCGCCCCTCCGCTCAGCACAAGCACGAGAGACTCCACGGTCTGCCTGAGCACCGCCAGCCCCCCAGGCCCCAGCACTCTCAGGCCCACGCTTCTGCGAGGGCTACTCTGTCCAGGTCCGTCAGCACAGTCAGCTCGGGGTCTCGCAGCAGTACTAGGACAAGTACCAGCAGCATTTCCTCTGAACAGAGGCTCTTGGGATCATCCTTCTCCTCGGGGCCTGTTGCTGATGGGATAATCCGGGTACAGCCCAAATCAGAGCTCCAGCCAGGTGAGCTTAAGCCGCTGAGCAAGGAGGATTTGGGGCTGCACGCCTACAGGTGTGAGGACTGCGGCAAGTGCAAATGTAAGGAGTGCACCTACCCAAGGCCTCTGCCATCGGACTGGATCTGCCACGAGCAGTGCCTTTGCTCGGCCCAGAACGTGATCGACTACGGGACCTGCGTGTGCTGTGTGAAAGGCCTCTTCTATCACTGTTCTAATGATGACGAGGACAACTGTGCTGACAACCCGTGTTCCTGCAGCCAGTCTCACTGTTGTACACGGTGGTCGGCCATGGGCGTCATGTCcctctttttgccttgtttatggtgTTACCTTCCAGCCAAGGGTTGCCTTAAATTGTGCCAGGGGTGTTATGACCGGGTGAACAGGCCTGGATGCCGttgtaaaaattcaaacacagtCTGCTGCAAAGTTCCCACTGTCCCACCCAGGAACTTTGAAAAACCAACATAG